The following nucleotide sequence is from Komagataeibacter medellinensis NBRC 3288.
TGCGATGCGGAACCGGAGGGATGGCTGTCCCTTCATGAAGCAGGAGATGAAGCGATGAGAGTCACAACACAAAATGGCCGGGTCTTACTGCATAACGACCCGGAATCCTCAGCGGCCCCCCATCTGACCACGGGCGAGTTGCGGGGACTGGGTATGGAATCGGTAGCCTATATTCGCACGGTCGAGGTGGAGGGAGAAATCGCCTTCGCCATCCATGCCGCTGATGGCACGTCGCTTGCCGTAACCGATGACCGGGAGGCAGCGATCAACGCCATTCTCCAGCACGAAATGATGCTGGTGCCCCTGCATTGATATTCCTTCATACCTTTTTTTAGACTGATGGCCCTGTCCACATGTGTAGGCAGGGCCATTTTCTGTTTTGGAGAAGGACGATACGGCGGCCCTGCGCGTGCCGGGGTGGCCTTATGACCCCTGCCCGCACGCGCGATGGGGCTCTGCCTAGTTGCTGGCCCGGATTGAGGGATCGAGCCAGCCGATATTCCCGTCGGGGCGGCGGTAGAGCACGTTGACCGTATCGGTCCCGCTGTTGCGGAAAAGCTGGATCTGGCTATCGGCCAGGTCCAGGCGCATCACCGCCTCGCTCACGCTCAGGGTCGGGATCTCGGCGGGGCGCTCGGCAATGATGGTGGCATAGGGGCCTGCCGTGCCCAGCGCCGCGTCTTCTTCATCAGGCGGGCTGTCCTCTTCGACGGTGGCAAGGGTAGCCATGCCGGGGCGTAGGACGTAGCTGCGCCCGAATTCGGGTACCTGCTGGCGGGTTTTCATATGGCCGTGGTTGGTCGCCTTGCGGTGGTAGCGGCGCAGGCGGCGGGCAATGTGCTCGGCCGCATCGTCAAAGGCCGAATGGGCATCGGCGGCCTCGCCCTCGCCGCGCAGGGTCAACCCGCGTGTGGCATGGAGGTTGATGTCACAGGTAA
It contains:
- a CDS encoding DUF1150 family protein, with the protein product MRVTTQNGRVLLHNDPESSAAPHLTTGELRGLGMESVAYIRTVEVEGEIAFAIHAADGTSLAVTDDREAAINAILQHEMMLVPLH
- the hpf gene encoding ribosome hibernation-promoting factor, HPF/YfiA family, with protein sequence MHISVAGKQIDLSDALKHRVSAHLDRISEKYFGQAMEARVTFSRARSFFTCDINLHATRGLTLRGEGEAADAHSAFDDAAEHIARRLRRYHRKATNHGHMKTRQQVPEFGRSYVLRPGMATLATVEEDSPPDEEDAALGTAGPYATIIAERPAEIPTLSVSEAVMRLDLADSQIQLFRNSGTDTVNVLYRRPDGNIGWLDPSIRASN